One Trichosurus vulpecula isolate mTriVul1 chromosome 7, mTriVul1.pri, whole genome shotgun sequence genomic region harbors:
- the LIG3 gene encoding DNA ligase 3 isoform X1, with the protein MPLALAVFFQKTCRVLGRREVPHLLQGPLRWQLSSPFSSVSGAGHFYGSWLLVKKRPSLWFKGGIPELCTARFAFLPVSHVGFCSSTSKMAEQRFCVDYAKRGTAGCKKCKEKIVKGMCRIGKVVPNPFTESGGDMKEWYHIKCMFEKLERARATTKKIEDLTELEGWEELQDAEKNQINEHIAALSSKAASTPTKKATVQAKLTPTGQVISPHKGAPSVTNTNPRKFSGFTAKPSTSEGPLSSLTSKTTLSARKCDPKHKDCLLREFRKLCAMVADKPSYNVKTQIIHDFLHKGSGGDGFHGDVYLTVKLLLPGVIKSIYNLNDKQIVKLFSRIFNCNQDDMIRDLEQGDVSETVRVFFEQSRSFPPAAKSLLTIQEVDEFLLQLSKLTKEDDQQNVLQNIASRCTANDLKCIIRLIKHDLKMNSGAKHVLDALDPNAYEAFKASRNLQDVVERVLANQQESEKAPGMKRTLSIQATLMTPVQPMLAEACKSIDYAMKKCPNGMFSEIKYDGERVQVHKKGDQFSYFSRSLKPVLPHKVAHFKDYIPQAFPGGQSMILDAEVLLIDTKTSKPLPFGTLGVHKKAAFQDANVCLFVFDCIYFNDVSLMDRPLCERRKFLHDNMVEIPNRILFSEMKRVTKASDLADMINRVIREGLEGLVLKDVKGTYEPGKRHWLKVKKDYLNEGAMADTADLVVLGAFYGQGNKGGMMSIFLMGCYDPSSQKWCTVTKCAGGHDDATLARLQNELDMVKISKDPSKIPSWLKINKNYYPDFIVPDPKKAPVWEITGAEFSKAEAHTADGISIRFPRCTRIRDDKDWKSATNLPQLKELYQLSKEKADFTVVAADEGSSVTSGSSGENEGSSGPSTPRRASPSKAPGQAKKAERKMNGPPSKAGSKPTMRPYPGKVEEKKGKKRKAPEEDTSHKKRRLVEEQKGRSVHAGRR; encoded by the exons ATGCCGTTGGCTTTAGCTGTCTTCTTCCAGAAAACTTGCAGAGTTCTTGGCAGAAGGGAAGTACCACATTTGCTCCAAGGGCCGTTACGTTGGCAGTTAAGTAGCCCGTTCTCCAGTGTGTCAGGAGCTGGTCACTTTTATGGGTCCTGGCTCCTTGTGAAGAAGAGGCCTTCTCTCTGGTTCAAGGGAGGCATCCCAGAACTATGTACTGCCCGCTTTGCCTTCCTGCCAGTGTCACATGTGGGGTTCTGCAGCAGCACTTCTAAGATGGCTGAACAGCGATTCTGTGTGGACTATGCCAAGCGCGGCACAGCAGGCTGCAAGAAATGCAAGGAGAAGATAGTGAAAGGCATGTGCCGAATAGGCAAGGTGGTACCCAACCCCTTCACAGAATCTGGGGGTGACATGAAGGAATGGTACCATATCAAGTGCATGTTTGAGAAGCTGGAACGGGCCCGGGCTACCACCAAGAAGATTGAGGACCTGACAGAACTTGAGGGCTGGGAAGAACTGCAGGATGCAGAGAAGAATCAGATCAATGAGCACATTGCAG CACTCTCCTCAAAGGCAGCGAGCACACCAACGAAGAAAGCCACAGTCCAGGCCAAGCTGACACCCACTGGCCAAGTGATTTCTCCACACAAAGGAGCCCCCTCAGTCACTAACACCAATCCCCGGAAATTCTCTGGTTTCACAG CTAAGCCAAGCACCTCTGAGGGTCCCCTGTCAAGCCTCACATCCAAGACCACCCTGTCAGCTAGGAAGTGTGACCCAAAGCACAAGGACTGCTTGTTGCGGGAGTTTCGGAAGCTGTGTGCCATGGTGGCTGACAAGCCCAGCTACAATGTGAAGACCCAGATCATCCATGACTTCCTGCACAAAGGATCAGGCGGCG ATGGTTTCCATGGCGATGTATACCTGACAGTGAAGCTGCTCCTGCCAGGTGTCATTAAAAGCATTTACAACCTGAATGACAAACAGATTGTGAAGCTTTTCAGTCGGATTTTTAACTGCAATCAGGACGACATGATTCGGGACTTAGAGCAG GGAGACGTGTCAGAGACAGTGCGTGTGTTCTTCGAGCAGAGCCGATCCTTCCCCCCGGCAGCCAAGAGCCTCCTCACTATACAAGAAGTAGATGAGTTCCTTCTTCAGTTGTCCAAACTCACAAAAGAGGATGACCAGCAAAATGTGCTACAGAACATTGCCTCCAG GTGTACTGCCAATGACCTGAAGTGTATCATCAGACTCATCAAGCATGACCTCAAGATGAACTCAGGTGCCAAGCATGT GTTAGATGCCCTGGACCCTAATGCCTATGAAGCTTTCAAGGCATCAAGGAACCTCCAGGATGTGGTGGAGCGTGTTCTGGCGAACCAACAAGAGTCCGAGAAGGCACCAGGCATGAAGCGGACACTCAGCATCCAGGCTACTCTCATGACCCCTGTGCAGCCCATGCTG GCTGAGGCCTGCAAATCCATTGACTATGCAATGAAGAAGTGTCCCAACGGGATGTTCTCTGAGATCAAGTATGATGGGGAACGGGTACAGGTGCACAAGAAGGGGGATCAATTCAGCTACTTCAGCCGAAGCCTCAAGCCTGTCCTGCCTCACAAA gTGGCCCATTTTAAGGACTACATCCCCCAGGCATTCCCAGGGGGCCAGAGCATGATCCTAGATGCTGAGGTCCTTCTGATTGACACCAAAACAAGCAAACCTTTGCCCTTTGGGACTCTGGGTGTGCATAAG AAAGCTGCTTTCCAGGATGCCAATGTGTGCTTATTTGTGTTTGACTGCATCTACTTCAATGACGTCAGCCTCATGGACAG GCCATTGTGTGAACGGCGGAAGTTTCTCCATGACAACATGGTTGAAATCCCCAACCGGATCCTCTTCTCTGAAATGAAGCGAGTCACA AAAGCATCAGACTTGGCTGATATGATCAACCGTGTCATCCGGGAAGGGCTGGAAGGCTTGGTGCTAAAAGATGTAAAG GGCACCTACGAGCCAGGGAAGCGGCACTGGCTGAAGGTGAAGAAGGACTACCTGAATGAGGGGGCCATGGCAGACACAGCAGATCTGGTGGTCCTTGGGGCCTTCTATGGGCAAGGGAACAAAG GTGGCATGATGTCCATCTTCCTGATGGGCTGCTATGACCCCAGCAGCCAGAAGTGGTGTACGGTCACCAAGTGTGCTGGGGGCCACGATGATGCCACCCTTGCTCGCCTCCAGAATGAGCTGGACATGGTGAAGATCAGCAAG GATCCCAGTAAGATTCCCAGCTGGCTGAAGATCAATAAGAACTACTACCCCGATTTCATCGTCCCAGATCCAAAG AAAGCTCCTGTTTGGGAGATCACCGGGGCAGAATTCTCCAAGGCTGAGGCCCACACAGCCGACGGCATCTCTATCCGTTTCCCCCGCTGTACCCGAATTCGTGATGATAAAGATTGGAAGTCTGCCACCAATCTTCCACAGCTTAAG GAGCTGTACCAGCTTTCCAAAGAAAAGGCCGACTTCACTGTGGTGGCTGCAGATGAGGGGAGTTCTGTGAccagtggcagcagtggagagaatGAGGGCAGCTCAGGCCCTTCCACCCCTCGAAGAGCATCCCCCAGTAAGGCCCCTGGCCAAGccaaaaaggcagaaagaaagatgaaTGGCCCCCCTAGTAAAGCAG GAAGCAAACCAACCATGAGACCTTACCCTGGGAAagtggaggagaagaaagggaaaaaaaggaaggcacCTGAGGAAGACACAAGCCACAAGAAG AGGAGACTGGTTGAAGAGCAGAAAGGAAGAAGTGTGCACGCAGGCAGGAGGTAG
- the LIG3 gene encoding DNA ligase 3 isoform X2, whose product MPLALAVFFQKTCRVLGRREVPHLLQGPLRWQLSSPFSSVSGAGHFYGSWLLVKKRPSLWFKGGIPELCTARFAFLPVSHVGFCSSTSKMAEQRFCVDYAKRGTAGCKKCKEKIVKGMCRIGKVVPNPFTESGGDMKEWYHIKCMFEKLERARATTKKIEDLTELEGWEELQDAEKNQINEHIAALSSKAASTPTKKATVQAKLTPTGQVISPHKGAPSVTNTNPRKFSGFTAKPSTSEGPLSSLTSKTTLSARKCDPKHKDCLLREFRKLCAMVADKPSYNVKTQIIHDFLHKGSGGDGFHGDVYLTVKLLLPGVIKSIYNLNDKQIVKLFSRIFNCNQDDMIRDLEQGDVSETVRVFFEQSRSFPPAAKSLLTIQEVDEFLLQLSKLTKEDDQQNVLQNIASRCTANDLKCIIRLIKHDLKMNSGAKHVLDALDPNAYEAFKASRNLQDVVERVLANQQESEKAPGMKRTLSIQATLMTPVQPMLAEACKSIDYAMKKCPNGMFSEIKYDGERVQVHKKGDQFSYFSRSLKPVLPHKVAHFKDYIPQAFPGGQSMILDAEVLLIDTKTSKPLPFGTLGVHKKAAFQDANVCLFVFDCIYFNDVSLMDRPLCERRKFLHDNMVEIPNRILFSEMKRVTKASDLADMINRVIREGLEGLVLKDVKGTYEPGKRHWLKVKKDYLNEGAMADTADLVVLGAFYGQGNKGGMMSIFLMGCYDPSSQKWCTVTKCAGGHDDATLARLQNELDMVKISKDPSKIPSWLKINKNYYPDFIVPDPKKAPVWEITGAEFSKAEAHTADGISIRFPRCTRIRDDKDWKSATNLPQLKELYQLSKEKADFTVVAADEGSSVTSGSSGENEGSSGPSTPRRASPSKAPGQAKKAERKMNGPPSKAGSKPTMRPYPGKVEEKKGKKRKAPEEDTSHKKTLLDIFTGVRLYLPPSTQDFSQLRRYFVAFNGDLVQEFDTASATHVVGSGDKNPEAQQVSPEWIWACIRKRRLVAPC is encoded by the exons ATGCCGTTGGCTTTAGCTGTCTTCTTCCAGAAAACTTGCAGAGTTCTTGGCAGAAGGGAAGTACCACATTTGCTCCAAGGGCCGTTACGTTGGCAGTTAAGTAGCCCGTTCTCCAGTGTGTCAGGAGCTGGTCACTTTTATGGGTCCTGGCTCCTTGTGAAGAAGAGGCCTTCTCTCTGGTTCAAGGGAGGCATCCCAGAACTATGTACTGCCCGCTTTGCCTTCCTGCCAGTGTCACATGTGGGGTTCTGCAGCAGCACTTCTAAGATGGCTGAACAGCGATTCTGTGTGGACTATGCCAAGCGCGGCACAGCAGGCTGCAAGAAATGCAAGGAGAAGATAGTGAAAGGCATGTGCCGAATAGGCAAGGTGGTACCCAACCCCTTCACAGAATCTGGGGGTGACATGAAGGAATGGTACCATATCAAGTGCATGTTTGAGAAGCTGGAACGGGCCCGGGCTACCACCAAGAAGATTGAGGACCTGACAGAACTTGAGGGCTGGGAAGAACTGCAGGATGCAGAGAAGAATCAGATCAATGAGCACATTGCAG CACTCTCCTCAAAGGCAGCGAGCACACCAACGAAGAAAGCCACAGTCCAGGCCAAGCTGACACCCACTGGCCAAGTGATTTCTCCACACAAAGGAGCCCCCTCAGTCACTAACACCAATCCCCGGAAATTCTCTGGTTTCACAG CTAAGCCAAGCACCTCTGAGGGTCCCCTGTCAAGCCTCACATCCAAGACCACCCTGTCAGCTAGGAAGTGTGACCCAAAGCACAAGGACTGCTTGTTGCGGGAGTTTCGGAAGCTGTGTGCCATGGTGGCTGACAAGCCCAGCTACAATGTGAAGACCCAGATCATCCATGACTTCCTGCACAAAGGATCAGGCGGCG ATGGTTTCCATGGCGATGTATACCTGACAGTGAAGCTGCTCCTGCCAGGTGTCATTAAAAGCATTTACAACCTGAATGACAAACAGATTGTGAAGCTTTTCAGTCGGATTTTTAACTGCAATCAGGACGACATGATTCGGGACTTAGAGCAG GGAGACGTGTCAGAGACAGTGCGTGTGTTCTTCGAGCAGAGCCGATCCTTCCCCCCGGCAGCCAAGAGCCTCCTCACTATACAAGAAGTAGATGAGTTCCTTCTTCAGTTGTCCAAACTCACAAAAGAGGATGACCAGCAAAATGTGCTACAGAACATTGCCTCCAG GTGTACTGCCAATGACCTGAAGTGTATCATCAGACTCATCAAGCATGACCTCAAGATGAACTCAGGTGCCAAGCATGT GTTAGATGCCCTGGACCCTAATGCCTATGAAGCTTTCAAGGCATCAAGGAACCTCCAGGATGTGGTGGAGCGTGTTCTGGCGAACCAACAAGAGTCCGAGAAGGCACCAGGCATGAAGCGGACACTCAGCATCCAGGCTACTCTCATGACCCCTGTGCAGCCCATGCTG GCTGAGGCCTGCAAATCCATTGACTATGCAATGAAGAAGTGTCCCAACGGGATGTTCTCTGAGATCAAGTATGATGGGGAACGGGTACAGGTGCACAAGAAGGGGGATCAATTCAGCTACTTCAGCCGAAGCCTCAAGCCTGTCCTGCCTCACAAA gTGGCCCATTTTAAGGACTACATCCCCCAGGCATTCCCAGGGGGCCAGAGCATGATCCTAGATGCTGAGGTCCTTCTGATTGACACCAAAACAAGCAAACCTTTGCCCTTTGGGACTCTGGGTGTGCATAAG AAAGCTGCTTTCCAGGATGCCAATGTGTGCTTATTTGTGTTTGACTGCATCTACTTCAATGACGTCAGCCTCATGGACAG GCCATTGTGTGAACGGCGGAAGTTTCTCCATGACAACATGGTTGAAATCCCCAACCGGATCCTCTTCTCTGAAATGAAGCGAGTCACA AAAGCATCAGACTTGGCTGATATGATCAACCGTGTCATCCGGGAAGGGCTGGAAGGCTTGGTGCTAAAAGATGTAAAG GGCACCTACGAGCCAGGGAAGCGGCACTGGCTGAAGGTGAAGAAGGACTACCTGAATGAGGGGGCCATGGCAGACACAGCAGATCTGGTGGTCCTTGGGGCCTTCTATGGGCAAGGGAACAAAG GTGGCATGATGTCCATCTTCCTGATGGGCTGCTATGACCCCAGCAGCCAGAAGTGGTGTACGGTCACCAAGTGTGCTGGGGGCCACGATGATGCCACCCTTGCTCGCCTCCAGAATGAGCTGGACATGGTGAAGATCAGCAAG GATCCCAGTAAGATTCCCAGCTGGCTGAAGATCAATAAGAACTACTACCCCGATTTCATCGTCCCAGATCCAAAG AAAGCTCCTGTTTGGGAGATCACCGGGGCAGAATTCTCCAAGGCTGAGGCCCACACAGCCGACGGCATCTCTATCCGTTTCCCCCGCTGTACCCGAATTCGTGATGATAAAGATTGGAAGTCTGCCACCAATCTTCCACAGCTTAAG GAGCTGTACCAGCTTTCCAAAGAAAAGGCCGACTTCACTGTGGTGGCTGCAGATGAGGGGAGTTCTGTGAccagtggcagcagtggagagaatGAGGGCAGCTCAGGCCCTTCCACCCCTCGAAGAGCATCCCCCAGTAAGGCCCCTGGCCAAGccaaaaaggcagaaagaaagatgaaTGGCCCCCCTAGTAAAGCAG GAAGCAAACCAACCATGAGACCTTACCCTGGGAAagtggaggagaagaaagggaaaaaaaggaaggcacCTGAGGAAGACACAAGCCACAAGAAG ACGCTGCTGGATATCTTCACGGGTGTGCGGCTTTATCTGCCGCCCTCCACACAGGATTTCAGCCAGCTCCGCCGCTACTTCGTGGCATTTAATGGGGATCTGGTCCAAGAGTTTGACACAGCTTCAGCTACACATGTGGTGGGCAGTGGGGACAAGAACCCTGAGGCACAGCAGGTTTCCCCTGAATGGATCTGGGCATGTATCCGAAAAAGGAGACTGGTGGCGCCATGCTAG